The DNA region CTTTTTGCCTATAATTGTCATTAAGAATGAATTTTGTAATCTGCGCTGCAATAAATGGAATTACAATAACGGTTAAAAGTGAATAGGCAAGTTGTGAATAATCCATAGAATTTTCAGCTGCAAAAAATAGTATTAGATAGATTGGAAGCAAGATTAACTGCAAAACTAGATTAATTGGCAGTATTGATAAACTTAATTTCAAGTCGCCTTTTGCAAGTTTTGTAAATACTAAGTACCAATCCGTGCATGGTGTCAATATTAGCATGAAAAAGCCTATGAAAATGTCAATGTTTCCTTTAAAAAATATTGAACCTAAAAAGTATCCAAACAATGGGGTCCATATAAAATTGATTGAGAGGCTTGTGATACTGAATTTGGTGTTTTTAAAACTGTTTTTCAGTTCGCTTAAAGGAACCTCCAAAAATAGGCCATAAAGCATTAAACATAGGAATATGGTTATTAGAGAGCTGGCATTTTTAGCTATCAGGTCAACATTGGAAAATACTAGTCCGATGATGATTGCCAGAAATATTATTGTGGGTTCCAGTTTTTCCATTAATTCCATATTATCACTTTAGGCATGACTAAATTTAGTTATCGTAATATATAATGTTTTTTAATTTTGATAATTTTTGTTTGATTTTAACTTTGGCTATTAATCTATTCGTGATTTTTATATCCAGCAATTATTTTGTTCATTTAGAATTTTTCAATAAATTTTTTATTACTTTATTTCAAATTCATATGATTTTTTTAAAAAAGCATACATTTATAATAAATAATCATGATAAATAATAATATTATTATTTAGTCAATATTTTGGCTATTATTAATATTAATGAAATGGAGCTTATTTAATGTTTTTGACAAGAATCGGTTATGGAATTATTTATTTCTTAGACCTTATTTATCAGATAATTAAATCAACTATTGATGTTGCTTTTAATTCAGTAATGAGGAGAAATATTG from Methanobrevibacter sp. includes:
- a CDS encoding arsenic resistance protein, with the protein product MELMEKLEPTIIFLAIIIGLVFSNVDLIAKNASSLITIFLCLMLYGLFLEVPLSELKNSFKNTKFSITSLSINFIWTPLFGYFLGSIFFKGNIDIFIGFFMLILTPCTDWYLVFTKLAKGDLKLSLSILPINLVLQLILLPIYLILFFAAENSMDYSQLAYSLLTVIVIPFIAAQITKFILNDNYRQKATDLFAKTQIYFLALAVFCIFASQGELLFSNLNSLTTIFIPLIIFFGVNVIIDLLLSEKINFTYSEYASLTMTTLARNSPLALAIAITSFPGHELIAIALVIGPLIELPVLYIVSKFCLWVKDSGLFFVCMNNLF